In a single window of the Pseudoxanthomonas sp. F37 genome:
- a CDS encoding DUF6404 family protein: MTQPSQFDGRLVKALAWLERSGIRRSTYAPPMFRLLWKAGVRVPPPHMNGFAVNAFVMGGFFAVFWGLTMWLALWSWQGKPFVAVLATSLSAGALFGLIMAACLLAQARHYQVPRWLTFTAD; the protein is encoded by the coding sequence ATGACGCAGCCCAGCCAGTTCGACGGCCGCCTGGTGAAAGCGCTTGCCTGGCTGGAGAGGTCCGGCATCCGACGCAGCACGTATGCGCCGCCGATGTTCCGGTTGTTGTGGAAAGCGGGCGTCCGGGTCCCGCCACCCCACATGAATGGCTTCGCCGTGAATGCCTTCGTGATGGGTGGGTTCTTTGCCGTTTTCTGGGGCCTGACCATGTGGCTGGCGCTCTGGTCGTGGCAGGGCAAGCCTTTCGTCGCGGTGCTTGCCACATCGCTGAGCGCAGGAGCGCTGTTCGGTCTGATCATGGCGGCCTGCCTGCTCGCGCAGGCGCGCCACTACCAAGTGCCTCGCTGGCTGACGTTCACCGCGGACTGA
- the speE gene encoding polyamine aminopropyltransferase — translation MTANDTWFIEHFSHTGSAIGFRTTGKLDEVQSPFQKIEIYDSTDWGKLMVIDGAMMLTTRDNFFYHEMISHPVLFTHPAPKRVVIIGGGDCGTLREVLKHPGVEKATQCDIDEQVTRMAEKYFPELCESNGDPRAELLFDDGVAYMANCEPGSVDVVIVDSTDPVGPAEGLFNKAFFESCYRALKPDGLLVQQSESPLALLDLIKDMRAEMGKAGFQSFKTLPFPQPCYPTGWWSVTLASKQAGFDFAFRQADAAAKPFDTLYYTAHLHTGVLVAPPFVAKALGE, via the coding sequence ATGACCGCCAACGACACCTGGTTCATCGAACACTTCTCGCACACCGGCTCGGCCATCGGCTTCCGTACGACCGGCAAGCTGGACGAGGTGCAGTCGCCGTTCCAGAAGATCGAGATCTACGACAGCACCGACTGGGGCAAGCTGATGGTGATCGACGGCGCGATGATGTTGACCACGCGCGACAACTTCTTCTACCACGAGATGATCAGCCATCCGGTGCTGTTCACCCATCCGGCGCCGAAGCGCGTGGTGATCATCGGCGGCGGCGACTGCGGCACGCTGCGCGAGGTACTGAAGCATCCGGGCGTGGAGAAGGCCACGCAGTGCGACATCGACGAACAGGTCACGCGCATGGCCGAGAAGTACTTCCCCGAGCTGTGCGAGTCCAACGGCGATCCGCGCGCCGAGCTGCTGTTCGACGACGGCGTGGCCTACATGGCCAACTGCGAGCCGGGCAGCGTGGACGTGGTCATCGTCGACTCTACCGATCCGGTGGGCCCGGCCGAGGGCCTGTTCAACAAGGCGTTCTTCGAGAGCTGCTACCGCGCGCTCAAGCCCGACGGCCTGCTGGTGCAGCAGTCCGAATCGCCGCTGGCGCTGCTGGACCTGATCAAGGACATGCGCGCCGAGATGGGCAAGGCCGGCTTCCAGTCGTTCAAGACGCTGCCCTTCCCGCAGCCGTGCTACCCGACCGGCTGGTGGAGCGTGACCCTCGCCAGCAAGCAGGCCGGCTTCGATTTCGCCTTCCGCCAGGCGGATGCGGCGGCCAAGCCGTTCGACACGCTGTACTACACCGCGCACCTGCACACGGGCGTGCTGGTGGCGCCGCCGTTCGTGGCGAAGGCGCTGGGGGAGTAA
- a CDS encoding SPOR domain-containing protein produces the protein MAARRGKNQATRNSGHATPAWVWLVLGLLIGLAVYFIVPGLGKKDGDSFFRPQPNPDAQPAPIDSADVEAVVPEAPAGDAPATAATPDEAGTKETQYDFYTLLPGKEVQMSDAELAASAREEEARKARAALSGQSTAVVPTPAGNDAAQPAPIDETPTPRATAETPRASDTAPAPKPATTVAGTDSGARYILQAGAFGASGDAEATKAKIAMLGLSARVESAQINGKTVYRVRMGPYGTASELAEAKQKLASGGLPAMAVKAQ, from the coding sequence ATGGCAGCAAGACGCGGCAAGAACCAGGCCACCCGCAATTCCGGCCACGCCACCCCCGCCTGGGTATGGCTGGTGCTGGGCCTGTTGATCGGCCTGGCGGTGTATTTCATCGTGCCGGGCCTGGGCAAGAAGGACGGCGACAGCTTCTTCCGCCCGCAACCCAACCCGGACGCGCAGCCCGCGCCGATCGACAGCGCCGACGTGGAAGCGGTGGTGCCCGAGGCGCCCGCCGGCGACGCGCCGGCCACCGCCGCGACGCCCGACGAGGCCGGCACGAAGGAAACGCAGTACGACTTCTACACCCTGCTGCCCGGCAAGGAAGTGCAGATGTCCGATGCGGAACTCGCCGCCAGCGCACGCGAGGAAGAAGCCCGCAAGGCACGCGCCGCGCTGAGCGGCCAGTCGACGGCCGTCGTGCCGACGCCTGCCGGCAACGACGCCGCACAGCCTGCGCCGATCGACGAGACGCCGACGCCCCGCGCGACCGCGGAAACGCCGCGCGCCTCCGACACCGCTCCGGCGCCCAAGCCCGCCACCACGGTGGCCGGTACCGACAGCGGTGCGCGCTACATCCTGCAGGCCGGCGCCTTCGGCGCATCCGGCGATGCCGAGGCCACCAAGGCCAAGATCGCCATGCTGGGCCTGAGCGCCCGCGTGGAATCGGCGCAGATCAACGGCAAGACCGTCTACCGCGTCCGCATGGGGCCTTACGGCACCGCCAGCGAACTGGCCGAAGCCAAGCAGAAGCTCGCCAGCGGCGGCCTGCCCGCGATGGCGGTGAAGGCGCAGTGA
- the speA gene encoding arginine decarboxylase translates to MPWSTDHARKTYSVPHWAEGYFDVDAAGRIVVSPKGAQGPAIPLPEVVDAARAQGAQLPLLVRFPDILGDRLGRLQAAFAQAQADWDYRGGYTAVYPIKVNQHRGVAGTLAAHAGEGFGLEAGSKPELMAVLALSRPGGLIVCNGYKDREYIRLALIGRKLGLQTFIVIEKPSELALVIEESRALGVKPGLGVRMRLATLGAGKWQNSGGDKAKFGLSPRQVLDLWKQLREVGLQDTLNLLHFHMGSQISNVRDIANGMREATRYFIELSKLGASISHVDVGGGLGIDYEGTRSRSYCSINYGIGQYASNIVQPLAEACEQHGLAPPRIVTECGRAMTAHHAVLVVNVSEVEQAPEGRVPPAHDDEPAVIRHLREIHGELDTRPAVELFHEAQHHHSEGLSLYALGQIDLVHRARIDDLFYAIAHAVRARLSSDERSHRDLLDELNERLVDKYFVNFSVFESIPDVWAIDQVFPIVPIERLDEAPARRGIIADMTCDSDGMVKTYVENEGLDSSLPLHALKPGESYRLGIFLVGAYQEILGDIHNLFGDTDAVEVSADAGTGYRITQQRRGDTTDVMLDYVGYRLDDLRAVYRARVEEAKLSAEESTALSAALEAGLTGYTYLSDEPLG, encoded by the coding sequence ATGCCCTGGTCCACCGACCACGCCCGCAAGACCTACTCCGTCCCGCACTGGGCAGAAGGGTATTTCGACGTGGACGCTGCCGGCCGCATCGTGGTGTCGCCCAAGGGCGCGCAGGGCCCGGCGATCCCGCTGCCGGAGGTGGTGGACGCGGCCCGCGCGCAGGGCGCCCAGCTGCCGCTGCTGGTGCGCTTCCCGGACATCCTGGGCGATCGCCTGGGCAGGCTGCAGGCCGCGTTCGCGCAGGCGCAGGCCGACTGGGACTACAGGGGCGGTTACACCGCCGTCTACCCGATCAAGGTCAACCAGCACCGCGGCGTCGCCGGCACGCTGGCTGCGCACGCGGGCGAGGGCTTCGGCCTGGAGGCCGGCAGCAAGCCGGAGCTGATGGCCGTGCTGGCGCTGTCGCGCCCGGGCGGGCTGATCGTCTGCAACGGTTACAAGGACCGCGAATACATCCGCCTGGCGCTGATCGGCCGCAAGCTGGGCCTGCAGACCTTCATCGTCATCGAGAAGCCGTCCGAGCTGGCGCTGGTGATCGAGGAGTCGCGCGCGCTGGGCGTGAAGCCCGGTCTTGGCGTGCGCATGCGCCTGGCCACGCTGGGCGCGGGCAAGTGGCAGAACAGCGGGGGCGACAAGGCCAAGTTCGGCCTGTCTCCGCGCCAGGTGCTGGACCTGTGGAAGCAGCTGCGCGAGGTGGGCCTGCAGGACACGCTGAACCTGCTGCATTTCCACATGGGCTCGCAGATCAGCAACGTGCGCGACATCGCCAACGGCATGCGCGAGGCGACGCGCTATTTCATCGAGCTGTCGAAGCTGGGCGCCAGCATCAGCCATGTCGACGTCGGCGGCGGTCTGGGCATCGACTACGAAGGCACGCGTTCGCGCAGTTACTGCTCCATCAACTACGGCATCGGCCAGTACGCCAGCAACATCGTGCAGCCGCTGGCCGAAGCCTGCGAGCAGCACGGCCTGGCACCGCCGCGCATCGTTACCGAATGTGGCCGCGCGATGACCGCCCACCACGCCGTGCTGGTGGTCAACGTGTCCGAAGTCGAGCAGGCGCCGGAAGGCCGCGTGCCGCCGGCGCACGACGACGAACCGGCGGTGATCCGCCACCTGCGCGAGATCCACGGCGAGCTGGATACGCGGCCGGCCGTGGAGCTGTTCCACGAGGCCCAGCACCACCACAGCGAAGGGCTGTCGCTGTATGCGCTGGGCCAGATCGATCTGGTCCACCGTGCGCGCATCGACGACCTGTTCTACGCCATCGCCCATGCCGTGCGCGCGCGCCTGAGCAGCGACGAGCGCAGCCACCGCGACCTGCTGGATGAACTCAACGAGCGCCTGGTCGACAAGTACTTCGTCAACTTCAGCGTGTTCGAGTCGATTCCCGACGTGTGGGCGATCGACCAGGTGTTTCCCATCGTGCCGATCGAGCGCCTGGACGAGGCGCCGGCGCGGCGCGGCATCATCGCGGACATGACCTGCGACTCCGACGGCATGGTGAAGACCTATGTGGAGAACGAGGGCCTGGATTCCTCGCTGCCGCTGCATGCCTTGAAGCCCGGCGAAAGCTATCGCCTGGGCATCTTCCTGGTGGGCGCGTACCAGGAAATCCTCGGCGACATCCACAACCTGTTCGGCGATACCGATGCGGTGGAAGTCAGCGCCGACGCCGGCACCGGCTACCGGATCACCCAGCAGCGCCGCGGCGACACCACCGACGTGATGCTCGACTACGTGGGCTACAGGCTGGACGACCTGCGTGCGGTGTATCGCGCCCGCGTGGAAGAAGCCAAGCTGTCCGCCGAGGAGTCCACGGCGCTGTCCGCGGCACTGGAAGCCGGCCTCACCGGTTACACCTACCTGTCGGACGAACCGCTGGGTTGA
- a CDS encoding SDR family NAD(P)-dependent oxidoreductase — translation MTRTALITGATSGFGAAAVRRFVAAGWRVIATGRRADRLQALVDELGADTVHAAAFDIRDEAALDAALAALPIAFRDIDLLVNNAGLALGTAPAQQASLEDWRTMIQTNVLALVTVTRRLLPQLVERKGAIINIGSIAGSYPYPGGNTYGGTKAFVRQFSLGLRSDLHGTGVRVTDIEPGMAETEFTLVRTHGDQAASDKLYAGAQPMTAEDIAEQIFYVATLPPHLNINRLEIMPVTQSFAGFQVARDA, via the coding sequence ATGACCCGCACCGCCCTCATCACCGGCGCCACTTCAGGCTTCGGTGCCGCTGCCGTCCGCCGCTTCGTGGCCGCCGGGTGGCGTGTCATCGCCACCGGACGCCGCGCCGATCGCCTGCAGGCGCTGGTGGACGAACTGGGCGCAGACACGGTGCATGCCGCCGCGTTCGACATCCGCGACGAAGCGGCCCTGGACGCCGCGCTCGCTGCGTTGCCCATCGCCTTCCGCGACATCGACCTGCTGGTCAACAACGCCGGACTGGCGCTGGGCACGGCGCCGGCGCAGCAGGCGTCGCTGGAGGACTGGCGCACGATGATCCAGACCAACGTACTGGCCCTGGTCACGGTCACCCGCCGGCTGCTGCCCCAGCTGGTGGAGCGAAAGGGCGCCATCATCAACATCGGTTCGATCGCCGGCAGCTACCCGTACCCGGGCGGCAACACCTACGGCGGCACCAAGGCCTTCGTCCGCCAGTTCTCGCTGGGCCTGCGCAGCGACCTGCACGGCACCGGCGTGCGGGTGACCGACATCGAGCCCGGCATGGCCGAGACCGAGTTCACCCTGGTGCGAACGCATGGCGACCAGGCCGCGTCGGACAAGCTGTACGCCGGGGCGCAGCCGATGACGGCCGAGGACATCGCCGAACAGATCTTCTACGTCGCCACCCTGCCGCCGCACCTCAACATCAACCGGCTGGAAATCATGCCGGTGACGCAATCCTTCGCCGGCTTCCAGGTCGCGCGCGATGCGTAG
- a CDS encoding P-II family nitrogen regulator, producing the protein MKMVMAIIKPFKLDDVREALAEAGIAGITVTEVKGFGRQKGHTELYRGAEYVVDFLPKVKLEVAVTEEQAEQVVEAIVKAAGTGKIGDGKVFVYDLERVVRIRTGELDADAL; encoded by the coding sequence ATGAAAATGGTCATGGCCATCATCAAGCCGTTCAAGCTGGACGACGTGCGCGAAGCGCTGGCCGAAGCCGGGATCGCCGGCATCACCGTCACCGAGGTGAAGGGCTTCGGCCGGCAGAAGGGCCACACCGAGCTCTACCGCGGCGCCGAGTACGTGGTCGATTTCCTGCCCAAGGTGAAGCTGGAAGTGGCGGTGACCGAGGAACAGGCCGAGCAGGTGGTCGAAGCCATCGTGAAGGCCGCCGGCACCGGCAAGATCGGCGACGGCAAGGTGTTCGTCTACGACCTGGAGCGGGTGGTGCGCATCCGGACCGGCGAACTGGATGCGGATGCGCTCTGA